One genomic window of Borreliella burgdorferi B31 includes the following:
- a CDS encoding N-acetylmannosamine-6-phosphate 2-epimerase, whose amino-acid sequence MIIIVKIKRGLIVSCQALENEPLHSSFIMSKMALAAKIGGAIGIRANGVNDISQIKLEVDLPIIGIIKKNYNNCDVFITPTMKEIDELCNEGVDIIALDATFRNRPDGVLLDDFFENIKKKYPKQCLMADISSLDEAINADKLGFDFIGTTLYGYTKNTNGLNIADNDFNFLRTLLNSNLKSTLIVEGKIDTPLKAQKCFEMGVDLVVVGGAITRPAEITKKFVEKINQIKK is encoded by the coding sequence TTGATTATTATTGTAAAAATCAAAAGAGGGTTAATAGTATCTTGTCAAGCTCTTGAGAACGAGCCTTTACATAGTAGTTTTATTATGTCTAAGATGGCTTTGGCAGCCAAAATAGGTGGAGCTATTGGAATAAGAGCCAACGGAGTTAATGATATTAGCCAGATTAAGTTGGAAGTTGATTTGCCAATAATAGGTATTATTAAAAAAAATTATAATAATTGCGACGTATTTATTACTCCTACCATGAAAGAGATTGATGAGCTTTGTAATGAGGGGGTAGATATAATTGCCCTTGATGCCACTTTTAGAAATAGGCCTGATGGCGTGCTACTTGATGATTTTTTTGAAAATATTAAAAAAAAATATCCAAAGCAGTGTTTGATGGCAGATATTTCTTCTTTAGATGAAGCTATTAATGCCGATAAATTGGGATTTGATTTTATTGGAACAACTTTGTATGGCTATACAAAAAATACCAATGGTTTGAATATTGCAGACAATGATTTTAATTTTTTAAGAACCTTGCTTAATTCTAATTTGAAATCTACTTTAATAGTGGAAGGAAAAATAGACACCCCTTTAAAAGCTCAAAAATGCTTTGAAATGGGGGTTGATTTAGTGGTTGTAGGGGGTGCTATTACAAGGCCCGCTGAGATTACTAAAAAATTTGTAGAAAAAATAAATCAGATTAAAAAATAA
- a CDS encoding maltose/glucose-specific PTS transporter subunit IIC, with amino-acid sequence MLKGFEQAQKFGRSFMLPIAILPAAGLLLGIGGSLSNPETVRTYSFLNIFFLQSVFKIMSASGSIIFSNLAPIFSIGIAVGLAKSDKGTSGIAAFIGYLVMNATIGVLIDVSGRAESFSSGAVGFVLGIKTLETGVFGGVVVGILTYYLHSRFNKVDLPKVLGFFSGSRFVPIIVSFSSIFLAVIMFLVWPFVQSGINKVGGLVDSTGYIGTLIYGIFLRMLGPFGLHHIFYLPFWTTGLGGSVIIDGKLIEGTQNIFFAELAAQGTDRFFIGTSRFMSGRFITMMFGLPGAALALYYTAKREERTKVFGLLMSSALTSFLTGITEPLEFSFLFVAPILYVVHATFDGFAFMLAHILQITIGQTFSGGFVDFILFGILQGNSRTNWLLVPVIGIVWFFLYYFTFIFLINKFDFKTPGRTQDLNSEDSPSSKSSEFEENYATKVIIGLGGASNIVELDCCATRLRITVRDVLKVSEKILKKTGSKGVIIKGNGVQVVYGPGVSVLKNEIEELLEA; translated from the coding sequence ATGTTAAAGGGTTTTGAACAAGCTCAGAAATTTGGACGTTCTTTTATGCTTCCAATTGCTATTTTGCCAGCAGCGGGGCTGCTTTTAGGAATTGGAGGCTCTCTTTCTAATCCAGAAACCGTTAGGACGTATTCTTTTTTGAATATATTCTTCTTACAATCAGTTTTCAAAATAATGAGTGCGTCGGGTTCTATTATTTTTTCAAATTTAGCGCCAATATTTTCTATTGGAATTGCTGTTGGACTTGCAAAATCAGATAAAGGCACATCTGGAATCGCAGCATTTATTGGCTACCTTGTAATGAATGCTACTATTGGAGTTTTAATTGATGTGTCAGGCAGAGCGGAGTCTTTCTCTAGTGGTGCTGTGGGTTTTGTTCTTGGAATTAAGACTTTAGAAACGGGGGTTTTTGGCGGGGTTGTAGTTGGTATTTTGACTTATTATCTTCATTCTAGATTTAACAAAGTAGATTTACCTAAGGTTCTTGGATTTTTTTCTGGATCTAGATTTGTTCCGATCATTGTTTCTTTTTCTAGTATTTTTCTTGCTGTTATTATGTTTCTTGTTTGGCCATTTGTACAAAGTGGAATTAATAAAGTAGGGGGCTTAGTAGATTCAACCGGTTATATTGGAACACTTATTTATGGGATTTTTTTAAGGATGCTTGGACCTTTTGGTCTTCATCATATATTTTATTTGCCATTTTGGACAACAGGCCTTGGGGGATCTGTTATTATTGATGGAAAGTTAATTGAAGGAACTCAGAATATTTTCTTTGCAGAACTTGCTGCCCAAGGTACAGATAGATTTTTTATCGGAACTAGCCGTTTTATGAGTGGACGATTTATTACCATGATGTTTGGTTTGCCCGGAGCTGCACTTGCTCTATATTACACTGCAAAGCGCGAGGAGAGAACAAAAGTTTTTGGTCTTTTGATGTCTTCAGCGCTAACGTCATTTTTAACAGGTATAACAGAACCTCTTGAATTTTCTTTTCTTTTTGTAGCCCCTATTCTTTATGTTGTTCATGCTACATTTGATGGATTTGCTTTCATGCTAGCGCATATTTTGCAAATTACAATAGGTCAAACGTTTTCTGGAGGGTTTGTCGATTTTATTCTTTTTGGCATTTTGCAGGGAAATTCAAGAACTAATTGGCTTTTGGTGCCAGTTATAGGCATTGTTTGGTTTTTTCTTTACTACTTTACTTTTATATTTTTAATAAATAAGTTTGATTTTAAAACTCCGGGTAGAACGCAAGATTTAAATTCTGAAGATTCTCCAAGTTCTAAGAGTAGTGAATTTGAAGAAAATTATGCCACTAAGGTTATTATTGGGCTTGGTGGTGCTTCAAATATTGTTGAGCTTGATTGTTGTGCAACTAGGCTTAGAATTACAGTAAGGGATGTTCTTAAAGTTTCTGAAAAAATTTTAAAAAAAACTGGTTCTAAAGGAGTAATTATTAAAGGCAATGGGGTTCAGGTAGTTTACGGACCAGGTGTTAGTGTTCTTAAGAATGAAATAGAAGAATTGCTAGAGGCTTGA
- a CDS encoding lipase, whose amino-acid sequence MNIKNIIFILIFLLLLILVSPRIKFKNEFSKKLIPKNIEEIDNYLLKEELQFNLESNTKKEIIWYKEKAQKTNYSVVYIHGFGASKNEIYPVPNNIAKALNANIFFTRLKGHGINNKNAFRGITTQDWLRDIDEAINIGKLIGDKLVLIGTSNGGTASIWALANYPNEINSAVLISPNIFPYDKRTNIVYYPWGRQIAYLITGGYNKFETKEYKRKEHPTIKSHSSRVQHVDAIIAMMGLVTLLNSYNFNEIKIPLIITHTPNDHTVDPIKINEFIKNYGGEKKDIPIILLENSHAHLPIGNQSYKSAQNTSYFTKYVFDFINKINK is encoded by the coding sequence ATGAATATAAAAAATATCATTTTTATACTTATATTCTTATTACTCTTAATACTGGTTAGTCCGAGGATAAAATTTAAAAATGAATTTTCAAAAAAACTGATTCCTAAAAACATAGAAGAAATTGACAATTACTTATTAAAAGAAGAATTGCAATTTAATTTAGAAAGCAATACAAAAAAAGAAATAATCTGGTATAAAGAAAAAGCACAAAAAACAAATTATTCTGTGGTCTATATTCATGGATTTGGAGCATCAAAAAATGAAATTTATCCGGTTCCAAATAATATTGCAAAAGCTCTTAATGCAAATATTTTTTTTACAAGACTTAAAGGACACGGAATTAACAATAAAAATGCATTTCGGGGAATAACTACCCAAGATTGGCTGAGAGACATTGATGAGGCTATTAACATTGGCAAATTAATAGGTGATAAATTAGTATTAATTGGAACCTCTAATGGGGGCACTGCCAGCATCTGGGCCTTGGCAAACTATCCAAATGAAATAAACTCGGCGGTATTAATTTCTCCTAATATATTCCCTTATGACAAGAGAACAAATATCGTTTACTATCCTTGGGGGCGACAAATTGCATATCTTATAACAGGTGGCTACAATAAATTCGAAACAAAAGAGTATAAACGAAAAGAACACCCGACTATAAAAAGCCACTCTTCAAGAGTACAGCATGTAGACGCAATTATTGCAATGATGGGCCTTGTCACATTATTAAATTCATATAATTTCAACGAAATCAAAATACCTTTAATAATAACCCACACACCAAATGATCATACAGTAGACCCAATAAAAATAAACGAATTTATAAAAAATTATGGGGGTGAAAAAAAGGATATTCCCATCATACTTCTTGAAAATTCACACGCTCACTTACCTATTGGAAACCAAAGCTACAAAAGCGCCCAAAACACATCATACTTCACAAAGTATGTATTTGATTTCATAAACAAGATTAATAAGTAA
- the bosR gene encoding oxidative stress transcriptional regulator BosR, with protein MNDNIIDVHSALEKVGITNDPVLLKNLTSELGMKASHSRNRIILYIASNPKEYFTAKEVYNKLIKEIPSLSKATVYNTLNILKERNILKDIKTTDQKETKFYLSLASTIAHFKCNKCNQVHPIQLDDIKDILKDKLGENWETKSIEIIYSGHCNNCYKKDTHNNNNVPDENKEITL; from the coding sequence ATGAACGACAACATAATAGACGTACATTCCGCATTGGAAAAAGTCGGCATTACAAACGATCCTGTATTATTGAAAAATTTAACATCAGAATTAGGAATGAAAGCATCTCATTCGAGAAACAGAATCATTTTATACATAGCATCAAACCCAAAAGAATACTTTACGGCAAAAGAAGTTTATAACAAACTTATAAAAGAAATTCCAAGCCTATCAAAAGCAACAGTATATAACACATTAAATATTCTAAAAGAAAGAAATATACTAAAAGATATAAAAACTACTGATCAAAAAGAAACAAAATTTTATCTAAGCTTGGCTTCCACAATAGCTCACTTTAAATGCAATAAATGCAATCAAGTCCACCCTATTCAACTTGACGATATTAAAGATATTTTGAAAGACAAACTTGGAGAAAACTGGGAAACAAAATCTATTGAAATCATTTACTCAGGGCATTGCAATAATTGCTACAAAAAAGATACCCATAATAACAATAATGTCCCAGATGAGAACAAGGAAATCACTTTATGA
- the groL gene encoding chaperonin GroEL (60 kDa chaperone family; promotes refolding of misfolded polypeptides especially under stressful conditions; forms two stacked rings of heptamers to form a barrel-shaped 14mer; ends can be capped by GroES; misfolded proteins enter the barrel where they are refolded when GroES binds) has translation MAKDIYFNEDARKSLLSGVEKLSNAVKVTLGPKGRNVLIDKKFGSPTVTKDGVSVAREIELENPFENMGAQLLKEVAIKTNDVAGDGTTTATVLAYAIAREGLKNVSSGINPIGIKKGIDHAVNLAAEKIRQSAKKITTKEEIAQVASISANNDSYIGEKIAEAMDKVGKDGVITVEESKTFDTTISYVEGMQFDRGYLSPYFSTNKENMSVNFDDAFILIYEKKISSIKELLPVLEKVLGTNKPLLIIAEDIEGDALAALVLNSVRGALKVCAIKSPGFGDRRKAMLEDIAVLTGGVLISEELGLTLETVEIEQLGQAKTIKVDKDNTTIINTGNKEQIKERSELIKKQIEDSTSEYDKEKLQERLAKLVGGVAVINVGAVTEVELKEKKHRVEDALSATRAAVEEGVVPGGGSTLIEVAMYLDTIDTSKLSYEEKQGFEIVKRSLEEPMRQIISNAGFEGSIYIHQIKTEKKGLGFDASSFKWVNMIESGIIDPAKVTRSALQNAASIAGLLLTTECAITDIKEEKNTSGGGGYPMDPGMGMM, from the coding sequence ATGGCTAAAGACATATATTTTAATGAGGATGCTAGAAAAAGCTTACTTAGTGGCGTTGAAAAATTATCCAATGCTGTAAAAGTAACTCTTGGGCCAAAAGGGAGAAATGTCCTTATTGATAAAAAGTTCGGCTCTCCAACGGTTACAAAGGATGGGGTTAGCGTTGCTCGTGAGATTGAGCTTGAAAATCCGTTTGAAAACATGGGGGCACAGCTTTTAAAGGAAGTTGCTATTAAAACAAATGATGTTGCTGGTGATGGAACAACAACTGCTACTGTTCTTGCTTATGCTATTGCAAGAGAAGGCCTTAAGAATGTGTCTTCAGGAATCAATCCTATTGGAATAAAAAAGGGAATAGATCACGCTGTAAATTTGGCTGCTGAGAAAATTCGTCAGTCTGCAAAAAAGATTACAACAAAAGAAGAGATTGCACAAGTAGCTTCAATTTCTGCTAATAATGACAGTTATATAGGTGAAAAAATTGCTGAGGCAATGGATAAAGTTGGAAAAGATGGTGTTATAACAGTTGAAGAGTCAAAAACCTTTGATACTACGATTTCTTATGTTGAGGGTATGCAATTTGATAGAGGATATCTTTCTCCTTATTTTTCTACCAATAAAGAAAATATGAGTGTTAATTTTGACGATGCTTTCATATTGATATATGAGAAAAAGATTAGTTCTATTAAAGAGCTTTTACCAGTTCTTGAGAAAGTTTTAGGGACAAATAAACCTTTATTAATTATTGCTGAGGATATTGAGGGGGATGCTCTTGCTGCTCTTGTTTTAAACAGCGTTAGAGGAGCTTTAAAGGTATGTGCAATTAAATCTCCTGGTTTTGGTGATAGACGAAAAGCAATGCTTGAGGATATTGCAGTGCTTACCGGCGGTGTTTTAATCAGTGAGGAGCTAGGCCTTACTCTTGAGACAGTTGAAATTGAGCAACTTGGACAGGCTAAAACTATTAAGGTTGATAAAGACAATACCACTATTATTAATACCGGCAATAAAGAGCAAATAAAGGAGCGTTCAGAGCTTATTAAAAAGCAAATTGAAGATTCAACATCTGAATATGATAAAGAAAAACTTCAAGAGCGTCTTGCAAAACTTGTTGGCGGAGTTGCTGTTATTAATGTTGGAGCTGTTACTGAGGTAGAGCTTAAGGAGAAAAAGCATAGAGTTGAGGACGCTCTTTCTGCAACTCGTGCTGCTGTTGAAGAGGGTGTTGTGCCTGGCGGTGGATCAACTCTTATTGAAGTTGCTATGTATTTAGATACAATAGATACAAGTAAATTAAGCTATGAGGAAAAGCAAGGTTTTGAGATTGTAAAAAGAAGTCTTGAAGAGCCAATGAGACAGATTATTTCAAATGCTGGTTTTGAAGGATCTATTTATATTCATCAAATTAAAACAGAAAAAAAAGGGCTTGGGTTTGATGCTTCCAGCTTTAAGTGGGTAAATATGATTGAGAGTGGAATAATTGATCCTGCTAAGGTTACAAGAAGCGCGCTTCAAAATGCTGCTTCAATTGCTGGACTTTTATTAACAACAGAATGTGCAATCACAGATATTAAAGAAGAGAAAAATACTTCTGGTGGTGGTGGTTATCCTATGGACCCAGGAATGGGAATGATGTAA
- the yajC gene encoding preprotein translocase subunit YajC → MYSMGGFVFLLQEFSGNSSFLRSLLVFVPVIAIFWFLVISPQRKEEKNKKEMIKNLKKGDKVLTIGGIFGVVKKLGDTDVILELSPNNEAVFIKNSIDKVLSEKK, encoded by the coding sequence ATGTATAGTATGGGAGGTTTTGTGTTTTTATTGCAAGAATTTAGCGGCAATAGTAGCTTTTTACGAAGTTTATTAGTTTTTGTGCCTGTTATTGCTATATTTTGGTTTTTAGTGATATCTCCTCAGCGTAAGGAAGAGAAGAATAAAAAAGAAATGATAAAAAATCTAAAAAAGGGCGATAAGGTATTAACAATAGGTGGAATTTTTGGAGTTGTGAAAAAATTAGGCGATACGGATGTTATTTTAGAATTAAGTCCAAATAACGAAGCAGTATTTATAAAAAACTCTATTGATAAAGTTTTGTCTGAAAAAAAATGA
- the secD gene encoding protein translocase subunit SecD, translating to MKKGSKLILILLVTFFACLLIFPTLKWYFLMSVEDKKISSYSQEALRDYSKKKALNDLVKLKELYNKDPNSSIPASLSYLIPIAKNNYRSSMKIPPNIFTAKTLREGFLTDSDMGEVSLEIYRYYENIKKGKSRIIHLGLDLSGGMSVTISLDYSSVEKKLGRSLTFAEREDAIYRIMQILKDRVBRFGLTEPKIVREAGGNKIFLDIPGEKDESRVSTLLSGKGNLTFYVVDDESTSLLHRKILEAGSLFSIPEIQASMNLPDSKQIFPWYVKDSYGVDDESSVRYYVVDASPENSFDGAHIKDAGVSNDPRTGRDTVAFSLDVDGSEKFFKFTQKNVGKSLAVVMEGKIKSVAGIGYAITGGNVSIQGDSFDKKEAQDLALVFKTAAFPVDIKIDDLRIIGPTLGARTIDLGIKASALALCLVFLFICVYYGLSGVVAGFSLVIYNVFLILAILSAFNFTLTLTSIAGLILTMGMAVDINIVIYERIKEEIREGRRFENAFEAGFKKAFLSIMDANITTFIAVLFLTLLGTGVIQGFAWSLSVGIVASLFSSLIFSRFILEFIISVRKSKFISISWSSKYAKSN from the coding sequence ATGAAAAAAGGATCTAAGCTTATATTGATATTGTTGGTGACGTTTTTTGCATGTCTTTTAATATTTCCGACTTTAAAATGGTATTTTTTAATGAGCGTTGAGGATAAAAAAATAAGCTCATATTCACAAGAGGCCTTAAGGGATTATTCAAAGAAAAAAGCCCTGAATGATCTTGTTAAGCTTAAGGAACTGTATAATAAAGATCCCAATAGCAGTATTCCAGCTAGTTTGTCTTATTTAATTCCAATAGCAAAAAATAATTATAGGTCTTCAATGAAAATTCCACCTAATATTTTTACTGCTAAAACCTTGCGTGAAGGATTTTTGACTGATTCGGATATGGGAGAAGTAAGCTTAGAGATTTATAGATATTATGAGAACATAAAGAAGGGCAAAAGCAGAATAATACATCTTGGGCTTGATTTGTCTGGAGGGATGAGTGTTACCATTTCTCTTGATTATTCAAGTGTTGAAAAAAAATTAGGTCGTTCTTTGACTTTTGCTGAGAGAGAGGATGCCATTTATCGAATAATGCAAATTCTTAAAGATAGGGTARATAGGTTCGGGCTTACAGAGCCTAAAATTGTAAGAGAAGCCGGGGGAAATAAAATTTTCTTAGATATTCCTGGAGAAAAAGATGAGAGTAGAGTAAGCACTCTTTTGAGCGGTAAAGGCAATTTGACTTTTTATGTGGTTGATGATGAGTCTACATCTCTTTTGCATAGAAAAATATTAGAAGCGGGCTCTCTTTTTTCTATTCCTGAAATTCAGGCAAGTATGAACCTTCCAGATAGTAAACAAATTTTTCCTTGGTATGTTAAAGATTCTTATGGTGTGGATGATGAGTCATCAGTTCGTTATTATGTAGTTGATGCAAGCCCTGAAAATTCATTTGATGGTGCTCACATTAAAGATGCTGGGGTTTCTAACGATCCTAGAACAGGCCGAGATACTGTTGCTTTTAGCCTTGATGTTGATGGAAGTGAAAAATTTTTTAAATTTACTCAAAAAAATGTTGGAAAGTCTTTGGCCGTTGTTATGGAAGGTAAAATTAAGTCTGTGGCAGGAATTGGATATGCTATCACTGGGGGCAATGTTTCAATTCAAGGTGACTCTTTTGATAAAAAAGAGGCTCAAGATCTTGCTTTAGTGTTTAAAACTGCAGCTTTTCCAGTTGATATTAAAATAGATGATTTGAGAATAATAGGGCCTACTCTTGGTGCTAGGACTATTGATCTTGGCATTAAAGCTTCTGCGCTTGCTCTTTGTTTAGTTTTTTTGTTTATATGTGTTTATTATGGTTTGAGTGGTGTTGTAGCTGGATTTTCACTTGTTATTTATAATGTATTTTTAATTTTAGCGATATTGTCGGCCTTTAATTTTACTTTAACTTTAACAAGCATTGCAGGTCTTATTTTGACAATGGGTATGGCCGTTGACATAAATATAGTTATTTATGAGAGAATTAAAGAAGAAATTAGAGAAGGCAGAAGATTTGAAAATGCTTTTGAAGCTGGTTTTAAAAAGGCATTTTTATCAATTATGGATGCAAATATAACAACATTTATTGCGGTGCTTTTTTTAACTCTTCTTGGGACAGGAGTTATTCAAGGTTTTGCTTGGTCTCTTTCTGTTGGAATTGTGGCATCCCTTTTTAGTAGTTTGATTTTTTCAAGATTTATTTTGGAATTTATCATATCTGTTAGAAAAAGCAAATTTATAAGTATATCTTGGAGTTCAAAATATGCAAAGAGTAATTAA
- the secF gene encoding protein translocase subunit SecF has translation MQRVINFSKYGSNVLIVSAVLILVGLIYTFFYHGGYNWGIDFSSRVNINLSIEKSNIKENEIKKIFSPIYKTLDVNSIFSPDQNKSEFSIMVKSDVIDYAFKTEVQKTILDKLKETFDANIEVLDSYFIDSSFSSTLRIRSIFLVLGTFILILIYITLRFKLSYAIASILSIFHDIFFIVAFLGVFRIEINSYIIVAILTIIGYSLNDTIIIFDRIRDNVKRLTDNTFLNVLNISISQTLSRTVLTSVTTFVAVFSIYVFTEGSIKDFSLVFMVGVIVGTYSSVFIASPILLNLYKKIK, from the coding sequence ATGCAAAGAGTAATTAATTTTTCAAAATATGGAAGCAATGTTTTAATTGTTAGTGCCGTTTTGATTTTGGTTGGGCTTATTTATACTTTTTTTTATCATGGTGGATACAATTGGGGAATAGATTTTTCTTCTAGGGTTAATATTAATCTTTCAATAGAAAAATCAAATATTAAAGAAAATGAAATTAAAAAAATATTCTCTCCGATTTATAAGACTTTAGATGTTAATAGTATTTTTTCACCAGATCAGAATAAAAGTGAATTCTCTATTATGGTAAAGTCTGATGTGATTGATTATGCTTTTAAAACAGAAGTTCAAAAAACAATATTAGATAAACTTAAAGAAACATTTGATGCTAATATTGAAGTTTTGGATTCTTATTTTATTGATTCAAGTTTTTCTTCTACTTTGAGAATTAGGTCAATTTTTTTGGTATTAGGAACATTTATCCTGATTTTGATTTATATAACTTTAAGATTTAAACTAAGTTATGCTATTGCTTCCATACTTTCAATATTTCATGATATATTTTTTATAGTTGCTTTTTTAGGGGTATTTAGAATAGAGATTAATAGCTATATTATTGTGGCAATACTTACCATTATTGGATATTCTTTAAACGACACAATAATTATTTTTGATAGGATTAGAGATAATGTTAAGCGATTAACCGATAACACATTTTTAAATGTATTAAACATAAGTATTAGTCAAACTTTATCAAGAACTGTTTTGACGTCAGTTACAACATTTGTTGCAGTATTTTCTATTTATGTGTTTACTGAAGGATCTATAAAAGATTTTTCTTTGGTATTTATGGTAGGGGTAATTGTTGGAACTTATTCTTCTGTATTCATAGCGTCTCCAATACTTTTAAACCTGTATAAAAAGATAAAGTAG
- a CDS encoding DnaJ domain-containing protein produces MTKDYYNILGIQKNASNEEIKKAYKKLAIKYHPDKNKGNKIAEEKFKEINEAYEILSSPDKKRNYDSLGNTNFNGNNDHFEREFSSTRFGNFEDLDFFSKIFGGSSRKTADREIIINISLYDAYMGSKKIILINNKKIEVIIPKGTLETTTIKINNKGPINPISGIKGSLIVKFNISSYKNFKLNGKTLETTIEVYPWEIALGCEKLFETIEGKKIKLKIPSDAKNGEILNLKGLGMPIIGSSSKRDLKVTLIVKIPKIINNEVKTIYERLKEIYS; encoded by the coding sequence ATGACCAAAGACTACTACAATATACTTGGAATACAAAAAAATGCTAGTAATGAGGAAATAAAAAAAGCTTACAAAAAATTGGCAATAAAATATCACCCAGACAAAAACAAGGGAAACAAAATAGCTGAAGAAAAGTTTAAAGAAATAAATGAGGCTTATGAAATTTTATCTTCTCCTGATAAAAAAAGAAATTATGACTCTTTGGGTAACACAAATTTTAATGGCAACAACGACCATTTTGAAAGAGAATTTAGCAGCACAAGATTTGGCAATTTTGAAGATTTAGATTTTTTTTCCAAAATCTTTGGCGGATCCTCAAGAAAAACAGCAGACAGAGAAATAATTATAAATATTTCACTTTATGATGCTTATATGGGAAGTAAAAAAATAATACTTATAAACAACAAAAAAATCGAGGTAATAATTCCAAAAGGAACATTAGAAACAACTACAATAAAAATAAACAACAAAGGTCCCATTAATCCAATTTCTGGAATAAAAGGAAGCTTAATAGTCAAATTTAATATATCAAGTTATAAAAATTTTAAACTGAATGGAAAAACCTTAGAAACAACAATAGAAGTTTACCCCTGGGAAATAGCTTTGGGTTGCGAAAAGCTATTTGAAACAATTGAAGGGAAAAAAATAAAACTTAAAATCCCATCAGATGCAAAAAATGGAGAAATTCTAAACTTAAAAGGATTGGGGATGCCTATAATTGGAAGCAGCTCAAAAAGGGATCTTAAAGTCACTTTGATAGTAAAAATTCCAAAAATAATAAATAATGAAGTAAAAACTATTTACGAAAGATTAAAAGAGATATACAGCTAA
- the psgB gene encoding HemN-related non-iron pseudo-SAM protein PsgB, whose protein sequence is MRVDLLPLVELSLYINLSFCCKDFSIFNRILEELKCHLILLGHPIIKTLYIKHVDFCLSRQDNLKFIFTSLSKYINLELLEEFTLEIIPGYVDFEKFKLLDEFCITRINLNVQSFSLEFRKIVGIPEISYKKLNILINNIRKFPFDLNIDMTVNMPLQKKSHLKRDLKELLSYMPEHICFSDFICEEEGFVLRDFDNSIDSEKLWFCALECLESNGYINYEITNFALKGHESRHNKLNWELKPHLGLGLYAVSLLFCNDKNNNVRALIRKTGSFVKANNHLVTFELLEDLEFFVYHFIQGLGTIQGVSLRALRLRFEYNEKQFFQFINYCSTLSKKFVFDDNIMLLKGRERFKLNFYLVKIINHFNDNFFKVKLRLP, encoded by the coding sequence ATGAGAGTAGATCTTTTACCTCTTGTCGAGTTAAGTCTTTATATTAATTTGTCATTTTGTTGTAAAGATTTTAGCATTTTTAATAGAATTTTAGAGGAATTAAAATGTCATTTAATCTTGCTGGGTCATCCAATTATAAAAACACTTTACATTAAGCACGTAGATTTTTGTTTATCTAGGCAAGATAATTTAAAATTTATTTTCACTTCTTTGTCCAAGTATATTAATTTGGAGTTATTAGAAGAATTTACTTTAGAAATTATTCCGGGTTATGTTGATTTTGAAAAATTCAAACTTTTGGATGAATTTTGTATTACTAGAATTAATCTTAATGTTCAAAGTTTTTCTTTAGAGTTTAGAAAGATTGTGGGGATACCCGAAATTTCTTATAAAAAATTGAATATTTTGATTAACAATATTAGAAAGTTTCCTTTTGATTTGAATATTGACATGACTGTCAATATGCCTTTGCAAAAAAAATCTCATCTCAAGCGAGATTTGAAAGAATTGCTTTCATATATGCCTGAGCATATTTGTTTTAGCGATTTTATATGTGAAGAGGAAGGCTTTGTCTTGAGAGATTTTGATAACAGTATTGATTCGGAAAAACTGTGGTTTTGTGCTCTGGAGTGTCTAGAATCCAATGGCTACATTAATTATGAAATTACTAATTTTGCATTAAAGGGGCATGAGAGCAGGCACAATAAGCTAAATTGGGAGTTAAAGCCGCATTTAGGATTAGGATTGTATGCTGTAAGTTTGCTTTTTTGTAATGACAAGAATAATAATGTAAGAGCTTTGATTAGAAAAACTGGTAGTTTTGTCAAAGCAAATAATCACTTAGTAACGTTTGAATTGTTAGAGGATTTGGAGTTTTTTGTTTATCATTTTATTCAAGGGCTTGGAACCATTCAAGGTGTCAGCTTGAGGGCTCTTAGGCTTAGATTTGAGTATAATGAAAAACAATTTTTTCAGTTTATTAATTACTGCTCAACTTTAAGTAAAAAGTTTGTTTTTGATGATAATATTATGCTATTAAAAGGGAGAGAAAGGTTTAAGTTAAATTTTTATTTAGTAAAAATTATAAACCATTTTAATGATAACTTTTTTAAAGTTAAGCTTAGGCTTCCTTGA